One genomic segment of Kiritimatiella glycovorans includes these proteins:
- a CDS encoding AIR synthase-related protein has product MTEQTVRIEAGLREEVPDAAGQGIAAQARQWFGFDVRRCRCREVYRIRAELDPDRAGMVRAAFGDPVVAETALDRLPSPEGFDWLIEIGYKPGVTDNVGRTARCVLEDLIERELDWREQVFTSRQVFLWGALERGDAEHLGRDLLANPLIQDVRVFSRQEWVNSDIDRSVPVFTDRPALEVHTFDLSGDDEDLMRISREGILSMSLAEMRSVRDHYLSEPVRAHRRELGLPDWPTDVELECIAQTWSEHCFHKIFAAEVEYRDEETGEEEHIRSLFKTYIRAATEKVAERADWLVSVFSDNAGIVRFDDEVHVAYKVETHNSPSALDPYGGAMTGIVGVNRDPMGTGMGCALLTNVWGYCLGSPFFDGELPEGLMHPRRIRDGVHQGVIDGGNQSGIPWSRGFECFDERYLGKPLVYCGTVGVTPVEVAGGPAERKEVEPGDLVVMCGGRIGKDGIHGATFSSEELRMESPAQAVQIGDPLTQRKLYEFLLEARDRGLYRCITDNGAGGISCSFGEMGRLSGGCRCELADAPLKYEGLQPWEILLSEAQERMTLAVSPEHRDELLELARRRDVELAVMGAFTDDGYFTVMWRGETVASLDMDFLYESGCPRMTIPARWTTPEISAPPRPEERDLTPRLKRVLADLNQCSREYKSRMYDGEVKGLSVVKPFMGVCADTPSDATVLRVRYDSDRGIVLSEGIHPWLSDLDTYAMTVSVVDEAVRRAVAAGARPDRIALLDNFCWPDPVESEKTPDGAYKMAQLVRSNRALYDLCTAWGTPLISGKDSMKNDSTRGGRKISIPPTLLISALGQIDDVRTAVTTPFKRAGDAIFVAGVTMDETGASAWARSLAADAGSPLACGGRAPGVDPASAWRRFEAVHRAAESGLLRSATTPARGGLALALVMGCLGGACGADLELGALPVEGELDDAVRLFSETNSRFVLTCAPEDEEALKDRFAGTPFARIGTVRGHGRLTVRGHDGEAVMDADVEDLRATFKGTLEGV; this is encoded by the coding sequence GTGACCGAACAGACGGTACGCATCGAGGCGGGACTCAGGGAAGAGGTTCCGGACGCGGCGGGTCAGGGGATCGCAGCCCAGGCCCGGCAGTGGTTCGGATTCGACGTGCGGCGCTGCCGGTGCCGGGAGGTCTACCGCATCCGCGCCGAACTGGACCCGGATCGCGCCGGGATGGTCCGCGCGGCCTTCGGCGACCCCGTGGTGGCCGAGACGGCGCTCGACCGTCTTCCGTCGCCGGAGGGGTTCGACTGGCTGATCGAGATCGGCTACAAGCCCGGCGTGACCGACAACGTCGGGCGCACGGCCCGCTGCGTGCTCGAAGACCTGATCGAGCGGGAACTGGACTGGCGCGAACAGGTGTTCACCTCGCGGCAGGTCTTTCTGTGGGGGGCGCTCGAACGCGGCGACGCGGAACATCTCGGCCGCGATCTGCTCGCCAATCCGCTGATCCAGGACGTGCGCGTGTTCAGCCGGCAGGAATGGGTGAACTCGGACATCGACCGCTCGGTGCCGGTCTTCACCGACCGTCCCGCCCTCGAGGTCCATACGTTCGATCTGTCCGGCGATGACGAGGACCTGATGCGGATCTCCCGCGAGGGGATCCTCTCGATGAGCCTCGCAGAGATGCGCTCGGTGCGCGACCACTACCTCAGTGAGCCCGTACGCGCCCACCGCCGTGAACTCGGCCTCCCCGACTGGCCGACCGACGTCGAACTGGAGTGCATCGCCCAGACCTGGTCGGAGCACTGCTTCCATAAGATCTTCGCGGCCGAGGTGGAGTATCGCGACGAGGAGACGGGCGAGGAGGAGCACATCCGCTCGCTGTTCAAGACGTACATCCGCGCCGCGACCGAAAAGGTGGCCGAGCGCGCCGACTGGCTGGTCTCGGTGTTCTCCGACAACGCGGGGATCGTGCGGTTCGACGACGAGGTCCACGTGGCCTACAAGGTGGAGACGCACAATAGCCCCTCCGCCCTCGATCCCTACGGCGGGGCGATGACCGGGATCGTGGGCGTGAACCGCGACCCGATGGGTACCGGGATGGGGTGTGCGCTGCTGACCAACGTGTGGGGCTATTGTCTCGGATCGCCGTTCTTTGACGGCGAGCTTCCGGAGGGCCTGATGCACCCGCGCCGCATCCGCGACGGCGTGCACCAGGGCGTGATCGACGGCGGCAACCAGAGCGGCATCCCCTGGAGCCGCGGATTCGAGTGTTTCGACGAACGGTATCTCGGCAAGCCGCTCGTGTACTGCGGGACCGTGGGCGTGACCCCGGTGGAGGTCGCCGGTGGGCCGGCCGAGCGCAAGGAGGTCGAGCCCGGCGACCTGGTGGTGATGTGCGGCGGACGGATCGGCAAGGACGGGATCCACGGGGCCACGTTTTCCTCCGAGGAATTGCGGATGGAGTCGCCCGCCCAGGCCGTGCAGATCGGCGACCCGCTTACGCAGCGCAAGCTGTACGAGTTTCTGCTCGAGGCGCGCGATCGCGGACTGTACCGCTGCATCACCGACAACGGGGCGGGCGGCATAAGCTGTTCGTTCGGCGAGATGGGTCGGCTCAGCGGCGGCTGCCGCTGCGAGCTGGCCGACGCCCCGCTCAAGTACGAGGGACTGCAGCCCTGGGAGATCCTGCTCTCCGAGGCGCAGGAGCGGATGACGCTCGCCGTGTCCCCCGAACACAGAGATGAACTGCTCGAGCTGGCGCGGCGGCGCGATGTCGAGCTGGCCGTCATGGGGGCGTTCACGGACGATGGCTACTTCACGGTGATGTGGCGGGGTGAGACGGTGGCGTCGCTGGACATGGATTTTCTCTACGAATCGGGCTGCCCGCGCATGACGATTCCCGCGCGCTGGACGACGCCGGAGATCTCCGCGCCGCCGCGGCCCGAGGAACGCGATCTGACGCCGCGCCTGAAGCGCGTGCTCGCCGATCTGAACCAGTGTTCGCGCGAATACAAGTCGCGCATGTACGACGGCGAGGTGAAGGGTCTGAGCGTCGTCAAGCCGTTCATGGGTGTCTGCGCCGACACGCCCTCCGATGCCACCGTACTGCGTGTGCGCTATGACTCCGACCGCGGCATCGTCCTCTCCGAGGGCATTCATCCGTGGCTTTCCGATCTCGATACGTATGCGATGACGGTATCCGTCGTGGACGAGGCGGTGCGCCGGGCGGTGGCCGCGGGCGCGCGGCCGGACCGCATCGCGCTGCTGGATAACTTCTGCTGGCCCGACCCGGTCGAATCCGAAAAGACGCCCGACGGCGCCTATAAAATGGCGCAGCTCGTGCGCTCGAACCGCGCGCTCTACGACCTCTGCACCGCGTGGGGTACGCCGCTCATCTCGGGTAAGGACAGCATGAAGAACGACTCCACCCGTGGCGGCCGCAAAATCTCCATCCCGCCGACGCTGCTGATCTCGGCGCTGGGGCAGATCGATGACGTGCGCACCGCGGTGACCACCCCGTTCAAACGGGCCGGCGACGCGATCTTCGTCGCCGGCGTGACGATGGACGAGACCGGGGCCTCGGCGTGGGCGCGGTCGCTGGCCGCCGATGCCGGGTCGCCGCTGGCCTGCGGGGGCCGCGCCCCCGGCGTGGATCCGGCGTCCGCCTGGAGGCGGTTTGAGGCCGTTCACCGTGCGGCGGAATCCGGGCTGCTCCGTTCCGCGACCACGCCGGCCCGGGGGGGGCTCGCGCTCGCGCTGGTCATGGGATGCCTCGGCGGGGCCTGCGGCGCGGACCTTGAACTGGGCGCGCTGCCGGTAGAAGGTGAACTCGACGACGCCGTGCGCCTGTTCTCGGAGACCAACAGCCGGTTTGTGCTCACCTGCGCGCCGGAGGATGAAGAGGCCTTGAAGGATCGGTTCGCCGGCACGCCGTTTGCGCGGATCGGCACGGTGCGCGGCCACGGGCGGCTCACGGTGCGCGGCCACGACGGCGAGGCCGTCATGGACGCCGACGTCGAAGACCTGCGCGCGACGTTCAAGGGAACCCTGGAGGGGGTGTGA
- a CDS encoding glycosyltransferase family 39 protein: MSRRVEIAGWILCLLLALLPRLWNLPARTFNLDEAYSFRFAERASLRQVFDPLSEVNRSEPHPTLFYTMTWGWLRSGYALLESSGATRETALRAMTVLVSLAGVAGVMAAARAWAGRRAGLAAGLLAALSVYSVLLAREARMYALLECGGAWLLFFLFRCLRDDRPRAGALTGLVLAGWFTMASHYLGIVYAACAWACLAAFRPRAWPRWGAAGLVLAGLYAYWLTGFLLQAAAKGGGSAWYPSTGLVIPFTFFAFAGGHGLVELAGRAEALRAAIPGLLLALFPLAALGVLWRRRGERAAAAPVVCAAVLLAAPLVLVWLASFRMEGLYDDTRYVAAGAPALFVPLAAGLTLARGRARPLIFAAAALFLAVNTAGLVRVARAEARAQPDWRAVAAELRAIDPDAVAVYCDYMTLPLGFYAPELELTGLPDRRIDARESLFEACPDLRQADSVVLMISHPRGHEDDYRRLFGEIYGGLEPAGRGFHRVELLVAGEAE, translated from the coding sequence ATGAGCCGACGCGTCGAGATCGCGGGATGGATACTCTGTCTGCTGCTGGCGCTGCTCCCGCGCCTGTGGAATCTGCCTGCGCGGACGTTCAATCTCGACGAGGCCTATTCATTCCGCTTCGCGGAGCGCGCCTCCCTGCGGCAGGTGTTCGATCCGCTCTCCGAGGTCAACCGCAGCGAGCCGCACCCCACGCTGTTTTACACGATGACCTGGGGGTGGCTGCGCAGCGGATACGCCCTGCTCGAATCGTCGGGCGCCACGCGGGAGACGGCGTTGCGTGCGATGACGGTGCTCGTCAGCCTGGCCGGGGTGGCGGGGGTGATGGCCGCCGCCCGCGCGTGGGCGGGCCGGCGGGCCGGTTTGGCAGCGGGGCTGCTGGCCGCGCTGAGCGTATACTCCGTGCTGCTGGCCCGCGAGGCACGCATGTACGCCCTGCTGGAGTGCGGCGGGGCTTGGCTCCTCTTCTTTCTGTTCAGGTGCCTGCGCGACGACCGTCCACGCGCCGGGGCGTTGACCGGGCTCGTGCTCGCGGGGTGGTTCACGATGGCGAGTCATTACCTCGGGATCGTCTACGCCGCCTGTGCGTGGGCGTGTCTGGCGGCCTTTCGCCCCCGCGCCTGGCCGCGCTGGGGCGCGGCGGGGCTGGTGCTCGCCGGACTGTACGCCTACTGGCTGACCGGCTTCCTGCTGCAGGCGGCGGCGAAGGGCGGGGGGAGCGCCTGGTACCCCTCCACGGGACTTGTTATCCCCTTCACGTTCTTCGCTTTTGCGGGGGGACACGGGCTGGTCGAACTCGCGGGGCGCGCGGAGGCGCTCCGCGCCGCAATCCCGGGGCTGCTGCTGGCGCTCTTTCCCCTCGCGGCGCTGGGTGTGCTGTGGCGGCGGCGCGGCGAACGCGCCGCCGCCGCGCCCGTCGTCTGCGCGGCCGTGCTGCTGGCCGCGCCGCTCGTGCTCGTCTGGCTGGCCTCCTTCCGGATGGAAGGGCTCTACGACGACACCCGCTACGTCGCCGCCGGCGCTCCGGCGCTGTTCGTCCCGCTGGCCGCGGGACTGACGCTGGCGCGGGGAAGGGCGCGTCCCCTGATCTTCGCGGCCGCGGCCCTGTTCCTGGCGGTCAATACGGCGGGCCTCGTGCGCGTCGCGCGCGCGGAGGCGCGGGCGCAACCCGACTGGCGCGCCGTGGCGGCGGAACTGCGCGCGATCGATCCCGACGCCGTGGCCGTCTACTGCGATTACATGACGCTTCCGCTCGGATTCTACGCACCGGAACTCGAACTTACCGGACTGCCCGACCGCCGCATCGATGCACGCGAGTCACTGTTCGAGGCCTGCCCGGACCTGCGTCAGGCGGATAGCGTGGTGCTCATGATCAGCCACCCGCGCGGGCATGAGGACGACTACCGTCGCCTGTTCGGAGAGATCTACGGCGGACTCGAGCCGGCGGGACGCGGATTTCACCGGGTCGAACTCCTGGTGGCCGGGGAAGCGGAGTGA
- a CDS encoding glycosyltransferase family 9 protein, producing the protein MNADVMRRIDRLAGVPLCFAATLLRGLRHLVAPRRDRRPERTLFILLSEMGSAIIADRAMRRARDELNSELYFVAFKSTAGTLRLLNTVPADHVFTIRDDRLGALLADALRFPAWARRMKIDAAVDLELFARASMLLSWLSGAVRRAGFDAFHQEGLYRGRLLTHRVMYSPHQHVAKNYLALVKALEEKPGTQRPFTKRVVSDDEIRPVKRPVTEAEREGVLNKIRAATPGFDPARHRLVLFNANCSDLVPQRNWMPDRFAETARRVVESFPDVFILCTGAPAEREGVDFVPREVASPRCINFAGAVDFEELPVLYSLSELMLTNDSGPAHFASITDMPVYVLFGPETPNLYGPLGKGEVFYSGLACSPCLSAYNHRKSPCRDNVCLKALTVDRVFARLREALDAGPRSGKSS; encoded by the coding sequence TTGAACGCAGACGTCATGCGCCGGATCGACCGGCTGGCGGGGGTGCCGCTGTGCTTTGCGGCGACGCTGCTCCGCGGACTTCGGCACCTCGTCGCGCCGCGGCGCGACCGCCGCCCCGAACGCACACTCTTCATCCTGCTCTCCGAGATGGGCAGCGCGATCATCGCCGATCGGGCCATGCGGCGGGCGCGCGACGAACTGAATTCGGAACTCTACTTCGTCGCGTTCAAAAGCACCGCGGGAACGCTCCGGCTCCTGAATACCGTGCCCGCCGATCATGTGTTCACGATCCGCGACGACCGCCTGGGAGCGCTGCTGGCGGATGCGCTGCGCTTTCCCGCATGGGCGCGGAGGATGAAAATCGACGCGGCGGTCGATCTGGAACTCTTCGCCCGCGCCTCGATGCTTCTGAGCTGGCTGAGCGGGGCCGTACGGCGTGCGGGCTTCGACGCCTTCCACCAGGAGGGGCTCTATCGCGGCCGCCTGCTCACGCACCGCGTGATGTACAGTCCGCACCAGCACGTGGCGAAAAACTACCTGGCGCTTGTAAAGGCGCTGGAAGAAAAACCCGGCACTCAGCGCCCTTTTACCAAGCGCGTCGTGAGCGACGACGAAATCCGGCCCGTGAAACGGCCGGTCACGGAGGCGGAGCGCGAGGGGGTGCTGAACAAGATTCGCGCGGCGACACCCGGCTTCGACCCTGCGCGCCATCGACTCGTGCTCTTCAATGCCAACTGCAGCGACCTCGTCCCGCAGCGGAACTGGATGCCGGATCGGTTCGCGGAGACGGCGCGGCGGGTCGTCGAATCCTTTCCGGACGTGTTCATCCTCTGCACCGGCGCCCCGGCGGAACGGGAGGGGGTCGATTTTGTTCCGCGCGAAGTCGCCAGCCCCCGCTGCATTAATTTCGCGGGGGCCGTGGACTTCGAAGAGCTTCCCGTACTCTATTCGCTGTCAGAGCTGATGCTGACCAACGATTCCGGTCCCGCGCATTTCGCCTCGATCACCGACATGCCCGTCTACGTCCTGTTCGGACCCGAGACCCCGAACCTGTACGGCCCGCTCGGTAAGGGCGAGGTCTTCTACTCCGGCCTCGCCTGCTCGCCCTGCCTGAGCGCCTACAATCACCGCAAGAGTCCCTGCCGCGACAACGTCTGCCTCAAGGCCCTCACGGTCGACCGCGTCTTCGCGCGACTCAGGGAAGCCCTGGACGCCGGCCCGCGCAGCGGAAAAAGTTCGTAG
- the purH gene encoding bifunctional phosphoribosylaminoimidazolecarboxamide formyltransferase/IMP cyclohydrolase — protein sequence MNRIQRAIISVSDKAGVVEFARGLAEMEVELYSTGGTSRVLREAGLEVHDISELSHFPEILDGRVKTLVPQVHAGLLYVRDNADHTDTMKAQGMKSIDLVCVNLYPFESTVEKEDVDFDEAIEQIDIGGPTMIRSAAKNMKYVTVITEPGDYGRVLESMREHDGATTESLRLELGRKVFARMAQYNAAIASWLSDRLDPEGASGGPYARAWPAGERLRYGENAHQRAWLYRDPSAPDGSIAHAEVLHGKAMSYNNYVDGDAALEAVKELAGRPAVAVIKHTNPCGYATAPTLHRAFESAWSGDPVSAFGSVIAVTETVDLATAELLQGRFVEALIAPDFEADALEYLRNKSKNIRLIRLTKPMTGPAPRTMVKQVNGGVLLQDVDLGLVDQWRSVTQKEFPPPMRDLAEFGLCACKHVKSNAIVLVQGRGEGDFRVLGMGAGQPNRVDALRKLALTKARENLLLESPDMTEEDLESALSECVMISDAFFPFPDTVVEAAEAGVRYVIEPGGSKRDEEVIAACDERGVAMAFTGMRHFRH from the coding sequence ATGAACCGGATTCAGCGAGCGATCATCAGTGTGTCGGATAAGGCGGGCGTGGTGGAATTCGCCCGCGGACTGGCGGAGATGGAGGTGGAACTCTATTCCACGGGAGGGACCTCGCGCGTGCTGCGTGAGGCCGGACTGGAGGTCCACGACATATCCGAACTGAGCCACTTTCCGGAAATCCTCGACGGGCGCGTCAAGACGCTCGTCCCGCAGGTGCACGCCGGACTGCTCTATGTGCGCGACAACGCCGACCACACCGACACGATGAAGGCGCAGGGGATGAAGTCGATCGATCTGGTCTGTGTGAATCTCTACCCGTTCGAGTCGACCGTCGAGAAGGAGGACGTCGATTTCGACGAGGCGATCGAGCAGATCGATATCGGCGGGCCGACCATGATCCGCTCGGCGGCGAAGAATATGAAGTACGTCACCGTCATCACCGAACCCGGCGATTACGGCCGGGTGCTCGAATCGATGCGCGAGCACGACGGGGCGACGACGGAGTCCCTGCGCCTCGAACTGGGCCGCAAGGTGTTTGCGCGCATGGCGCAGTACAACGCGGCCATCGCCTCCTGGCTCTCGGATCGTCTCGATCCCGAGGGTGCGAGCGGGGGACCGTACGCCCGCGCCTGGCCCGCCGGCGAACGCCTGCGGTACGGCGAGAACGCCCACCAGCGCGCCTGGCTGTACCGCGACCCGTCCGCCCCGGACGGTTCGATCGCCCACGCCGAGGTCCTCCACGGTAAGGCGATGTCCTACAACAATTACGTGGACGGCGACGCCGCGCTTGAGGCGGTCAAGGAACTGGCGGGACGCCCCGCCGTAGCGGTGATCAAGCATACCAATCCCTGCGGGTATGCCACCGCCCCGACCCTCCACCGCGCCTTCGAGTCGGCCTGGTCGGGCGACCCCGTCTCGGCGTTCGGAAGCGTGATCGCCGTCACGGAAACGGTCGATCTCGCCACGGCCGAACTTTTGCAGGGACGCTTCGTGGAGGCGCTGATCGCCCCGGACTTCGAGGCGGACGCGCTGGAATACCTCCGGAACAAGAGCAAAAACATCCGTCTGATCCGGTTGACGAAACCGATGACGGGTCCGGCGCCGCGAACCATGGTCAAGCAGGTCAACGGAGGAGTGCTGCTCCAGGATGTCGACCTCGGACTGGTCGATCAGTGGCGCAGTGTGACGCAAAAGGAATTCCCGCCCCCGATGCGCGACCTGGCGGAATTCGGCCTGTGCGCCTGCAAGCACGTCAAATCAAACGCGATCGTCCTCGTCCAGGGCCGCGGGGAAGGCGACTTCCGCGTCCTCGGCATGGGCGCGGGTCAGCCGAATCGCGTGGACGCCCTGCGCAAGCTGGCGCTGACGAAGGCCCGCGAAAACCTGCTGCTCGAAAGTCCGGACATGACGGAGGAGGATCTCGAATCGGCGTTAAGCGAATGCGTGATGATCTCCGACGCCTTCTTCCCCTTCCCGGACACCGTCGTAGAGGCCGCGGAGGCCGGAGTGCGTTACGTGATCGAACCGGGCGGATCGAAACGCGACGAAGAGGTAATTGCCGCGTGTGACGAGCGCGGCGTGGCGATGGCCTTCACCGGCATGCGTCACTTCCGGCACTGA
- a CDS encoding PmoA family protein, whose translation MKTLLMTLTAAGLLIGTGTAGSTLDGSPWSWDKDPGKSLTLTGPSGVVCRLNFDADEPKPWIHPLNTTDGRTLTWLSPPDHPWHWGLWFSWKYINHVNFWEMNRKTGRIAGRTTIRNAEIVQADREAGVVRMTLEYAPRDREGEPWMRETRTIRIGTPRPDGSYRIDWAMRCTALSDLELGRNPKPRRGYGGFSFRGAKGFFPVTMRGAGGRPGNDLFGQRAPWASASGPVDGKTAAVAIFDHPSNPDHPAHWFVRSRKIGDGQPYTFLNPALLYEEDRTLQAGETMDLIYGVLVVPHEAEDEVLEAEFVRFGRETEP comes from the coding sequence ATGAAGACGCTACTGATGACGCTGACCGCCGCGGGCCTTCTCATCGGCACCGGGACAGCCGGGTCCACGCTCGACGGATCCCCCTGGAGCTGGGACAAGGACCCCGGGAAGAGCCTGACGCTGACGGGCCCGTCCGGGGTCGTCTGCCGACTGAACTTCGATGCGGACGAACCGAAACCCTGGATTCATCCGCTCAATACGACCGACGGGCGTACCCTGACGTGGCTCAGCCCGCCGGACCACCCCTGGCACTGGGGCCTGTGGTTCTCGTGGAAGTACATCAATCACGTCAATTTCTGGGAAATGAACCGCAAGACGGGAAGGATCGCGGGCCGGACGACGATCCGCAACGCGGAGATCGTGCAGGCCGACCGGGAGGCGGGCGTGGTGCGCATGACGCTCGAGTACGCGCCGCGCGACCGCGAGGGCGAGCCCTGGATGCGCGAGACGCGCACGATCCGCATCGGCACGCCGCGGCCGGACGGGAGCTACCGGATCGACTGGGCGATGCGGTGCACCGCCCTGAGCGATCTCGAACTCGGGCGCAACCCGAAACCGAGACGCGGATACGGGGGCTTTTCCTTTCGCGGCGCGAAAGGGTTCTTCCCGGTCACGATGCGCGGCGCCGGAGGCCGGCCCGGGAATGACCTCTTCGGCCAGCGCGCGCCGTGGGCCTCCGCGTCGGGTCCGGTCGACGGCAAAACCGCCGCCGTGGCGATCTTCGACCACCCCTCCAATCCGGACCACCCCGCGCACTGGTTCGTGAGAAGCCGCAAGATAGGCGACGGACAACCGTACACGTTTCTCAACCCCGCCCTGCTCTACGAGGAGGACCGCACGCTGCAAGCGGGCGAGACCATGGACCTGATCTACGGCGTACTCGTGGTTCCGCACGAAGCGGAGGACGAGGTGCTCGAGGCCGAATTCGTGCGCTTCGGCCGGGAAACAGAACCGTAG
- a CDS encoding AraC family transcriptional regulator, translating into MIGGEVPSYHAGRRTYHADTCAPMAEAARGGEIHMEALARGTYPGRRLRSGDLEGLRSVGFWDAARPQSWGLPWHRNEGIEITLQETGGTAFRVGRARRNLEPGDMAITRPWQAHCLGDPAVGPGRLYWLILDVGVRQPHQAWHWPDWLVMAGPDLRELTRYLRQNEEPVRKASVEMRRCFSKLGDTVSGAGGESTVSRAAIYVNELLLLLLESLRESRLRLSPSLSHASRSTKMFLERLAEDPAEPWTLETMAAHCGLGVTRFTHYCREITNQTPMQYLNHLRIERARNLLRAAPDRSITEIAMACGFSTSQYFATVFRRCVGVSPKSFRARG; encoded by the coding sequence ATGATCGGCGGTGAAGTTCCATCCTATCATGCCGGGCGGCGTACGTATCACGCCGACACCTGCGCGCCGATGGCGGAGGCGGCGCGCGGCGGCGAGATTCACATGGAGGCCCTGGCGCGCGGCACCTATCCGGGCCGGCGTCTCAGGAGCGGCGACCTGGAGGGGTTGCGCAGCGTCGGATTCTGGGACGCCGCGCGCCCGCAGAGCTGGGGGCTTCCGTGGCACCGCAACGAGGGCATCGAGATTACCCTGCAGGAGACCGGCGGGACGGCTTTCCGGGTCGGGCGCGCGCGGCGAAACCTGGAACCCGGCGATATGGCGATCACGCGTCCGTGGCAGGCTCACTGCCTCGGCGATCCCGCGGTGGGGCCGGGGCGGCTGTACTGGCTGATTCTGGACGTCGGGGTCCGGCAACCGCACCAGGCCTGGCACTGGCCGGACTGGCTGGTGATGGCGGGACCGGATCTGCGTGAGCTGACCCGTTACCTCCGCCAGAACGAGGAGCCGGTGCGCAAGGCCTCGGTCGAGATGCGCCGATGTTTCTCGAAGCTCGGTGATACGGTGTCCGGAGCGGGTGGGGAGAGTACGGTTTCGCGCGCAGCAATTTATGTGAATGAACTGCTGCTGCTTCTGCTCGAATCGCTGCGCGAGAGCCGACTGCGGCTGAGTCCTTCGCTCAGCCATGCCTCGAGATCGACGAAAATGTTTCTCGAGCGGCTGGCGGAGGATCCCGCGGAGCCGTGGACGCTGGAGACCATGGCGGCGCATTGCGGGCTGGGGGTGACACGGTTCACGCATTACTGCCGTGAGATCACCAACCAGACCCCGATGCAGTATCTCAATCACCTGAGAATCGAACGTGCCAGGAACCTGCTTCGCGCAGCGCCCGATCGAAGCATTACCGAGATCGCCATGGCCTGTGGGTTCTCGACCAGCCAGTACTTTGCGACGGTTTTTCGTCGCTGCGTCGGGGTTTCGCCGAAATCATTTCGCGCGCGCGGGTAG
- a CDS encoding sugar phosphate isomerase/epimerase family protein: MDVGLFLLIEPFASVETQLQRVKELGFRRADITDTNAGGSMLGSAGFSPTVSLDENPFEVKRLFERHGITPSAVCAHALLLEPSNPGKYGTAEIMKAIRFAAAIGIRDVVTTETDARSEWAQQLTYEESIFTVAEKLYTPVQMAGDYGVRILLEPHGPITDTIRGMQDIFDRLGNPDALGVNLDTGNAWLGGTDPVEMARVFREKIHHVHWKDLGPEWEPKRGTMFGCGFSNIALGDGVIDLQGVCEVLRGCDIESSTLEIIGGDDVLVRSAEFLKDQGV; the protein is encoded by the coding sequence ATGGATGTGGGACTGTTTCTTCTGATCGAGCCTTTCGCGAGCGTGGAGACGCAGCTTCAGCGGGTAAAGGAGCTGGGCTTCAGGCGCGCGGACATCACCGACACGAACGCCGGCGGGAGCATGCTTGGCTCGGCGGGCTTTTCGCCGACGGTGAGCCTGGACGAGAACCCCTTCGAGGTAAAACGCCTGTTCGAGCGCCACGGCATCACGCCGAGCGCCGTCTGCGCCCACGCTCTGCTGCTGGAACCCAGCAATCCCGGCAAGTACGGGACGGCGGAGATCATGAAGGCCATACGGTTCGCCGCGGCGATCGGCATCAGGGATGTGGTCACGACGGAGACGGACGCCCGTTCCGAGTGGGCGCAGCAGCTCACCTACGAAGAGAGCATCTTCACCGTGGCCGAGAAACTCTACACCCCGGTACAGATGGCGGGTGATTACGGGGTACGGATCCTGCTCGAACCGCACGGCCCGATCACCGACACGATTCGCGGAATGCAGGACATCTTCGACAGGCTGGGCAATCCCGACGCCCTCGGCGTAAACCTCGACACGGGCAACGCGTGGCTAGGCGGCACCGATCCGGTGGAAATGGCGCGGGTGTTCCGCGAGAAGATCCACCATGTCCACTGGAAGGATCTGGGACCGGAATGGGAGCCGAAGCGCGGCACGATGTTCGGATGCGGTTTTTCGAACATCGCGCTCGGGGACGGCGTCATCGACCTCCAGGGCGTCTGCGAAGTGCTCAGGGGGTGCGACATCGAGAGTTCGACGCTGGAGATTATCGGCGGCGACGACGTGCTCGTGCGCAGCGCGGAATTCCTGAAGGATCAAGGCGTATGA